A portion of the Sphingobacteriales bacterium genome contains these proteins:
- a CDS encoding 1-acyl-sn-glycerol-3-phosphate acyltransferase has product MLKIISRIILIGLGWNYQVDPLKKLDKCVLIVAPHTSAWDMVIGKAVFVIAKIPAKIAVKKEAFFWPLNWVLRYLGCIPIDRSPKDGNTKRKISLVDAMANSIKKEKKICMVVTPEGSRGKRKQWKTGFYYIAVKAEVPIALGYLDFDVKEAIVDKIIYPTGNINHDMQEIMDYYKDKTHLGKYPNRCVTDERWS; this is encoded by the coding sequence ATGCTCAAAATCATTTCAAGAATAATTTTAATCGGACTAGGCTGGAACTATCAGGTAGATCCATTAAAGAAGCTGGATAAATGCGTATTGATTGTTGCTCCGCATACATCTGCCTGGGATATGGTTATTGGCAAGGCTGTATTTGTCATTGCAAAGATTCCGGCGAAGATTGCCGTTAAAAAAGAAGCCTTTTTCTGGCCATTAAATTGGGTTTTGCGCTATCTGGGGTGTATTCCAATTGACAGATCGCCGAAAGATGGAAATACGAAACGAAAAATCAGTTTGGTAGATGCGATGGCGAACTCCATAAAGAAAGAAAAGAAAATCTGCATGGTGGTTACGCCGGAAGGATCTAGAGGCAAACGTAAACAGTGGAAAACCGGATTTTATTATATAGCTGTGAAGGCAGAAGTGCCCATTGCATTGGGTTATCTGGATTTTGATGTAAAGGAAGCTATAGTTGACAAGATTATCTATCCAACCGGTAATATCAATCATGATATGCAGGAAATCATGGATTACTATAAAGACAAAACGCATTTAGGGAAATACCCAAACCGATGTGTAACGGATGAGCGCTGGAGTTAG
- the cysN gene encoding sulfate adenylyltransferase subunit CysN, producing the protein MTTTDTQQDNFDSKAYLDMELLRFSTAGSVDDGKSTLIGRLLYDSKSIFQDQMDAIEAASAKRGEEYVNLALLTDGLRAEREQGITIDVAYRYFSTPKRKFIIADTPGHIQYTRNMVTGASTANLAIILVDARKGIIEQTYRHSYIASLLQIPHIVVCINKMDLVDWDEKTFNKIVTDYKAFASKLDIKDVHFLPISALAGDNVVNRSQNMPWYQGPTLMYLLETIHIGSDLNHIDARFPVQYVIRPMKNDYHDFRGYAGRIAGGVFRVGDKVKALPSGFSSRIKSIITMDGDLQEAFAPQSVTITLEDEIDISRGDMIVRENNVPQTEQEFDVMLCWMNEKKLVPRGKYILRHTARECKCVIKEIKYKLNINTLQRVEEEVEIGLNDIGRVSIRTTVPIFFDSYRKNRITGSIILVDEATNETIAAGMIV; encoded by the coding sequence ATGACAACAACAGATACACAACAAGATAATTTTGACAGCAAGGCATACTTGGATATGGAGCTTTTGCGATTCTCCACAGCCGGAAGTGTGGATGACGGCAAATCGACGTTAATAGGAAGATTATTGTACGACAGTAAATCCATCTTTCAGGACCAGATGGATGCCATTGAAGCAGCTTCTGCAAAGCGCGGCGAAGAATATGTGAACCTTGCCTTATTAACGGACGGCTTACGTGCTGAACGCGAACAGGGCATCACCATTGACGTGGCGTACCGGTATTTTTCTACCCCAAAAAGGAAATTCATCATTGCCGATACACCCGGACATATCCAATACACGAGAAATATGGTGACCGGCGCTTCTACCGCCAATCTCGCCATCATTCTCGTCGATGCCCGTAAAGGTATCATCGAACAGACCTACCGCCACTCTTACATAGCATCCTTATTGCAGATACCGCATATTGTGGTTTGTATCAATAAGATGGACCTGGTGGATTGGGATGAAAAGACATTCAACAAAATCGTGACCGATTACAAGGCGTTTGCCTCCAAACTGGACATTAAGGATGTGCATTTTTTACCCATATCCGCATTGGCCGGGGATAATGTGGTGAACCGTTCTCAAAACATGCCGTGGTATCAGGGGCCGACATTGATGTACCTGCTCGAAACCATCCACATCGGCTCAGACCTGAATCATATCGACGCACGCTTCCCGGTGCAATACGTGATTCGACCGATGAAAAATGACTACCACGATTTCCGCGGTTATGCGGGAAGAATTGCTGGTGGTGTATTCCGCGTCGGCGATAAGGTAAAGGCGTTACCGAGCGGGTTTTCCTCCAGGATAAAATCTATCATAACGATGGATGGTGATTTGCAGGAAGCGTTCGCCCCGCAAAGCGTAACCATTACGCTGGAAGATGAAATCGACATCTCTCGCGGCGATATGATCGTGCGTGAAAACAACGTACCGCAGACAGAACAGGAATTCGATGTGATGCTGTGCTGGATGAATGAGAAAAAATTGGTGCCGCGCGGCAAATACATTTTACGGCATACAGCCAGAGAATGTAAATGTGTCATCAAGGAAATTAAATACAAGCTGAACATCAACACCCTGCAGCGCGTCGAAGAAGAGGTGGAGATTGGCCTGAATGATATTGGCAGGGTTTCCATCCGCACAACGGTCCCGATATTTTTTGACAGCTACCGAAAAAACAGAATCACCGGAAGTATCATTTTAGTGGATGAAGCGACGAATGAAACGATAGCGGCTGGAATGATTGTGTAG
- a CDS encoding tRNA threonylcarbamoyladenosine dehydratase: MKDRHWISRTTALIGEEKLNKLINSHVLVVGLGGIGSYAAEFIARAGVGKMTIVDGDVVDPTNRNRQLPALSSTHGKSKADLMEERLRDINPEIEVVTIREFLFPEKAYEIIQEAEFDYIVDAIDSITPKLNLLIAAYRLNKKIISSGGAGGKTDPTLIEIADISETHDCFFVRMVRKRLKREKIYTGIDVVFSPELQPKFALIMTDGKNYKRSAYGTISYMPAAFGGMCASVVIRELIKG, encoded by the coding sequence GTGAAAGACAGGCACTGGATTTCCAGAACCACGGCATTAATCGGAGAAGAGAAGCTAAACAAACTCATCAACAGCCATGTGCTCGTTGTAGGTTTAGGAGGGATTGGTTCGTATGCCGCAGAATTCATTGCGCGTGCCGGGGTTGGGAAGATGACGATAGTGGATGGCGATGTGGTAGACCCGACGAACAGAAACAGACAATTGCCCGCGTTAAGTTCTACACACGGAAAATCGAAGGCAGACCTGATGGAGGAACGATTAAGGGATATTAATCCGGAAATTGAAGTGGTAACCATCCGGGAATTCTTATTCCCCGAGAAGGCCTACGAAATCATACAGGAAGCCGAATTTGACTATATCGTCGATGCCATAGACAGCATTACACCAAAACTCAATTTATTGATTGCAGCCTATCGCCTGAATAAGAAAATCATCTCCAGCGGAGGGGCGGGTGGCAAGACAGACCCTACCTTAATTGAAATTGCGGACATCTCTGAAACACACGATTGTTTTTTTGTGAGGATGGTACGGAAACGGCTGAAGCGTGAAAAAATCTATACAGGAATAGACGTTGTCTTCTCACCGGAGTTGCAGCCAAAATTCGCTTTAATTATGACAGACGGGAAAAACTATAAACGCTCTGCTTACGGAACGATTTCGTATATGCCCGCCGCCTTCGGCGGCATGTGCGCAAGTGTGGTGATACGCGAGTTAATTAAGGGTTAA
- the purK gene encoding 5-(carboxyamino)imidazole ribonucleotide synthase, with translation MESSKKSFPSIGIIGGGQLGKMFIQKASQWSVRINILDRDETCPASVLANRHLIGSITNGNEIQKLSDISDVLTWEIEHIDVDKLIELQQKGKTIIPNPEILKIIQDKGKQKLFYRNNNIPTAPFFIAQNKQDAKEKLAQTTFQKVAVKTCTGGYDGKGVFIADRDSILENPDVIPFDRELMIEEFVPCKTEIAVLVARNRKGELAVYPAIEMEFDLQSNLVSFLISPANMPLHLEQRAEQIALQCAEAFGSAGLFAVELFLSEDDELLVNEIAPRPHNSAHHTIEGFYTSQYEQLLRVLLDMPLGSTHLKMPCAMINIVGPETGSGKYRLKYFNELNSLSGVSVHLYGKQESKPNRKLGHITIVQPSREKVLEITQKVRTLTEIEIL, from the coding sequence ATGGAATCTTCCAAAAAATCATTTCCTTCAATCGGCATTATCGGAGGCGGACAGTTGGGCAAAATGTTCATCCAGAAAGCCTCTCAATGGTCGGTACGGATAAACATCCTCGACAGAGACGAGACTTGTCCTGCGAGCGTATTAGCCAACCGCCACCTGATCGGCAGCATTACGAACGGCAATGAAATTCAGAAATTATCCGACATTTCTGATGTACTTACCTGGGAGATTGAACACATCGATGTAGACAAACTGATTGAACTGCAGCAAAAGGGAAAAACGATTATCCCGAATCCCGAGATTTTAAAGATCATTCAGGATAAAGGCAAACAGAAATTATTCTACCGGAACAACAACATCCCTACCGCACCTTTCTTTATTGCACAAAATAAACAAGACGCAAAGGAAAAACTGGCACAAACTACTTTTCAGAAAGTGGCGGTCAAGACCTGCACCGGCGGTTATGACGGCAAAGGCGTTTTTATTGCTGACAGAGATTCTATCCTGGAAAATCCTGATGTCATTCCGTTCGACCGGGAACTGATGATAGAGGAATTTGTACCCTGCAAAACGGAGATTGCCGTATTGGTGGCTCGCAACCGAAAAGGAGAGCTGGCCGTATATCCGGCGATAGAAATGGAATTTGACCTTCAAAGCAACCTGGTCTCTTTCCTGATTTCTCCGGCTAATATGCCCTTGCATTTAGAACAGCGGGCAGAGCAAATTGCCTTGCAGTGTGCAGAGGCCTTCGGCAGCGCGGGCTTATTTGCGGTGGAATTATTTTTATCGGAAGACGATGAGTTGCTCGTGAATGAGATTGCGCCAAGGCCGCACAATTCCGCACATCATACCATCGAAGGATTCTATACTTCGCAGTACGAACAACTGTTGCGTGTCCTGCTGGATATGCCTTTGGGTTCTACACACCTGAAAATGCCCTGCGCGATGATTAATATCGTAGGGCCTGAAACAGGCAGCGGAAAATACCGGCTGAAATATTTCAATGAACTGAACTCTTTGTCCGGCGTATCTGTGCATTTGTACGGAAAGCAGGAAAGCAAACCGAACCGCAAACTCGGGCATATTACCATAGTGCAGCCATCGCGGGAAAAAGTGTTGGAAATCACCCAAAAAGTCCGAACTTTAACGGAGATTGAAATTTTATAA
- a CDS encoding ribonuclease HII codes for MLQHFNSSKIICGVDEAGRGCIAGPVVAAAVILPKDFRHPFLNDSKQLNERQRNELRPVIEANAVAFGVGIIDNTIIDDINILQATYRAMHAAVGQLTYLPELLIIDGNRFKPYPGITHQTIIKGDGKYMEIAAASVLAKTCRDEIMEKLHMEYPDYNWQKNKGYSTVEHRNAVKEKGSCIYHRQTFRLLKPEQLSLL; via the coding sequence ATGTTACAGCATTTTAATTCATCAAAAATAATTTGCGGCGTAGATGAGGCGGGAAGAGGATGTATTGCCGGTCCGGTAGTCGCCGCTGCCGTTATCCTGCCGAAAGATTTCAGACATCCTTTTTTAAATGATTCCAAGCAGTTAAATGAAAGGCAACGCAATGAGTTGAGGCCCGTTATTGAAGCAAATGCCGTTGCATTTGGTGTGGGAATTATCGACAACACTATCATTGACGATATTAATATCCTGCAGGCTACCTATCGCGCCATGCACGCTGCCGTCGGACAACTGACCTATCTTCCTGAATTGCTAATCATCGATGGTAATCGATTTAAACCTTATCCGGGTATTACCCACCAAACCATTATAAAAGGAGATGGAAAATATATGGAAATCGCAGCAGCTTCCGTTTTAGCCAAAACCTGCCGGGACGAGATCATGGAGAAATTACATATGGAGTATCCGGATTATAACTGGCAGAAAAACAAAGGCTATTCAACGGTTGAACACAGGAATGCGGTAAAAGAAAAGGGTAGCTGTATTTATCATCGGCAGACCTTCCGGTTATTAAAACCTGAGCAACTGAGTTTGTTATAA
- a CDS encoding glycoside hydrolase family 16 protein has protein sequence MPHLGSGTWPAIWTLGVNHNAVGWPKCGEIDIMEWVGKAPFLALGSLYAQGSSGTPYVERHWPYVSLNTQFFTEEFHNYAIEWDSIQIKYYVDAANYITYTQQDLGANWESVTKAHYLKLNLAMGGLIPPIGGGGDIDYSKFPYTFEVEYARYYTREE, from the coding sequence ATGCCTCATCTAGGCAGTGGTACCTGGCCGGCTATATGGACATTAGGCGTCAATCACAATGCAGTTGGCTGGCCTAAATGCGGCGAGATTGACATTATGGAATGGGTAGGCAAGGCACCTTTTCTTGCCCTGGGAAGTCTGTATGCACAGGGAAGCTCCGGCACTCCTTATGTAGAACGGCACTGGCCTTATGTTTCTTTAAACACGCAGTTTTTCACAGAGGAGTTTCACAATTATGCGATTGAATGGGACAGCATACAAATCAAATACTACGTTGATGCAGCTAATTATATTACATACACCCAACAGGATTTAGGAGCAAACTGGGAGTCAGTAACAAAAGCGCACTATTTGAAATTAAACTTAGCCATGGGTGGACTGATTCCCCCTATCGGCGGTGGCGGTGATATCGATTATAGTAAATTCCCATATACGTTTGAGGTGGAATATGCGCGGTATTATACGAGGGAGGAATAG
- a CDS encoding sterol desaturase family protein, which produces MKEIKDKAASYHPVYDKAWKEFFVKQHYLVPFAFYLPISFHLLFKSFVVRRVSVLHLFWMIPLISKFWGYMEYFLHQNVLHENEELKIDAGTIREFHEIHHNFPNDPYRFVVPLWTSIPSAIVFYSVCRTALGKEKGETLFGLMILYYLFYEFIHVAAHKFDIKHPYFEKIKKHHLKHHYLDSDKGFGFTTTHWDEVNGLAFNKPAKKEVKKSKTPKAA; this is translated from the coding sequence ATGAAAGAGATAAAAGACAAGGCGGCTTCGTATCATCCGGTATATGATAAGGCCTGGAAAGAATTCTTTGTAAAACAGCATTATCTGGTTCCGTTTGCATTTTATCTGCCCATCTCCTTCCACCTCTTGTTTAAGTCCTTTGTCGTCAGACGTGTTTCTGTCCTTCACCTGTTCTGGATGATTCCGCTGATTTCCAAATTCTGGGGCTATATGGAATATTTCCTGCATCAAAATGTACTGCACGAGAATGAGGAACTGAAAATTGATGCCGGCACGATACGGGAATTTCATGAAATACACCACAACTTCCCTAATGACCCCTATCGCTTTGTCGTACCGCTCTGGACGAGCATCCCCAGCGCTATCGTATTTTACAGTGTCTGCCGGACGGCACTGGGAAAAGAGAAAGGGGAAACACTCTTCGGGTTAATGATACTGTATTACCTCTTTTATGAATTCATCCACGTGGCGGCACATAAATTTGACATCAAACATCCTTATTTCGAAAAGATAAAAAAACATCATCTGAAGCACCATTACCTGGATTCGGATAAAGGCTTTGGCTTTACCACCACGCACTGGGACGAAGTAAATGGACTGGCATTTAATAAGCCGGCTAAAAAAGAAGTAAAGAAATCCAAAACACCCAAAGCGGCCTAA
- a CDS encoding 1-acyl-sn-glycerol-3-phosphate acyltransferase — protein MIRWIFRLIFKLLGWKLKTEAIVGIKQSITIAAPHTANMDLPIAKAAFDLMGLPLRFTVKKEWVRFPFKRIMLNLGAIAIDRTPKKPGDPRPSMVEAMANLFKDNPELHVMVTPEGTRSKRTEWKTGFWYTAKMANVPILLGYLDYKNKIAGIGKIIYPTDLETDMRTMMEFYKDITPCHPEKFSLDQRYI, from the coding sequence ATGATACGTTGGATTTTCAGATTGATTTTTAAGTTATTGGGATGGAAGTTAAAAACCGAAGCGATAGTAGGCATCAAACAGTCCATAACGATAGCGGCTCCACATACCGCCAATATGGATTTGCCGATTGCAAAAGCGGCATTTGACCTGATGGGCTTGCCGTTGCGGTTTACCGTTAAGAAAGAATGGGTGCGGTTTCCATTTAAACGCATCATGCTCAATCTGGGTGCCATCGCCATAGACCGGACACCTAAGAAACCGGGTGATCCCAGGCCCAGTATGGTAGAGGCGATGGCTAATCTGTTTAAAGATAATCCGGAACTGCATGTAATGGTTACGCCTGAAGGCACCCGAAGCAAACGCACAGAATGGAAGACAGGATTCTGGTATACCGCCAAGATGGCGAATGTACCTATTTTACTGGGGTATCTGGATTATAAGAATAAGATAGCAGGCATTGGTAAAATCATCTATCCAACCGATTTGGAGACGGATATGCGTACCATGATGGAGTTTTACAAAGACATTACGCCCTGCCATCCTGAAAAATTCAGCCTGGACCAGCGCTACATCTAA
- the purE gene encoding 5-(carboxyamino)imidazole ribonucleotide mutase has protein sequence MKKVAIIMGSDSDSPVMQEAAKALTEFGVKFEYTIISAHRTPERMYEFARTAHEQGFEVIIAGAGGAAHLPGMVAAISPLPVIGVPVQSKSLSGLDSLLSIVQMPGGVPVATVAINGAKNAGILAAQILGTHDAALQQKVKDYKKKLEAEVIEKTRGFNP, from the coding sequence ATGAAAAAAGTAGCCATCATAATGGGTTCCGACAGCGACTCACCGGTCATGCAGGAAGCCGCAAAAGCATTAACGGAATTCGGAGTTAAATTTGAATACACCATCATCTCGGCCCACAGGACGCCGGAACGCATGTATGAGTTTGCGAGAACCGCCCATGAGCAGGGATTTGAGGTGATCATCGCCGGCGCCGGAGGCGCCGCACATCTGCCGGGCATGGTGGCAGCCATCTCGCCATTGCCGGTTATCGGCGTACCCGTGCAGAGCAAAAGTTTGAGCGGGCTGGATTCATTATTATCCATTGTGCAAATGCCCGGCGGAGTGCCCGTGGCTACGGTGGCTATTAACGGTGCCAAAAATGCCGGTATTCTGGCTGCACAGATTTTAGGAACGCATGACGCTGCATTACAACAAAAAGTAAAGGATTATAAAAAGAAACTAGAAGCTGAAGTGATAGAGAAAACAAGGGGGTTTAACCCTTAA